The proteins below are encoded in one region of Candidatus Binatia bacterium:
- a CDS encoding transposase, translating to MARSPRITIPAYPHHIIQRGNNRGATFFTDDDYRFFLECLRQAKSKCQCKIFAYVLMTNHFHLLVEPAKVGDLGRFMQSVGRRYVRYVNETYGRSGTLWEGRFKSAAVSRDEYLIACSRYIELNPVRAGLVTQPKEYRWSSYQHRALGMADRLLDEDPWYSGLGATKTERQEKYQHWVDSQISQGEWEQIRQATQRGRLIGHEAFQKQIEAVTGRRLVGEVRGRPKKTTASRIEKVL from the coding sequence ATGGCACGATCGCCACGAATCACCATTCCCGCTTATCCCCATCACATTATCCAGCGGGGAAACAACCGCGGTGCTACGTTTTTCACCGATGATGATTACCGGTTTTTCTTGGAATGCCTTCGACAGGCCAAGAGCAAATGTCAGTGCAAGATATTTGCCTACGTCTTGATGACCAATCATTTCCATCTTTTGGTCGAACCGGCTAAAGTTGGAGATCTTGGTCGATTCATGCAGAGCGTGGGACGAAGATACGTCAGGTACGTTAACGAGACCTATGGTCGTTCGGGCACGTTATGGGAAGGGAGATTTAAAAGTGCGGCCGTAAGTCGAGATGAGTATTTGATAGCGTGCAGCCGATACATCGAGCTAAATCCCGTGAGAGCCGGCCTGGTAACACAGCCGAAAGAATATCGTTGGAGCAGTTATCAGCACCGGGCATTGGGCATGGCGGATCGTTTGCTGGATGAGGACCCTTGGTACAGCGGGTTGGGGGCGACTAAGACAGAAAGACAAGAGAAGTACCAACACTGGGTAGACTCGCAGATCTCTCAAGGAGAGTGGGAGCAAATCCGACAAGCGACGCAACGGGGTCGCTTGATCGGACACGAAGCATTTCAGAAACAAATAGAAGCGGTGACGGGGCGGCGTTTAGTAGGCGAAGTGCGGGGGCGACCCAAGAAAACGACAGCGAGCAGAATCGAAAAAGTTCTCTGA
- a CDS encoding phosphate/phosphite/phosphonate ABC transporter substrate-binding protein, with protein MRTRIRRLTLIVATATLVSSMMPGAKSWAQRSGDATAKTITLGIVSKRPQAQVEAEFRDFIRYVAQKFSSPSAPLAGKVAAAANVWQLAKLLEEDKVDFYMDSPYPTYLINRQGAAIPLLRRWKGGAPEYRAVIFAKKDAEAVRLEDLRGRIVALEDPGSTSGYFLPKLFFVTKGLKLSEKTSLDAAVSPSEVGYIFTYSAAKIAEMVLSRTVAAGAFSNEDYDRLDAKRKAETVLLGETENFPRHFVSIRKNLDPAAANRLQETLVLMHQDPAGRKILERIDNTTKFDFAPGGEAAVRFKLQEVFGPQP; from the coding sequence ATGAGAACACGAATCCGCCGCCTCACCCTCATCGTTGCGACCGCCACGCTCGTATCGTCGATGATGCCTGGCGCGAAGAGCTGGGCCCAGCGTTCCGGAGACGCCACCGCCAAAACGATCACGTTGGGAATCGTTTCCAAGAGACCCCAGGCCCAGGTCGAAGCCGAATTTCGCGATTTCATCCGCTACGTGGCGCAAAAATTTTCCTCGCCTTCCGCCCCTCTGGCAGGCAAGGTCGCCGCCGCGGCCAACGTCTGGCAATTAGCCAAGCTCCTGGAAGAGGACAAAGTCGATTTTTACATGGACAGCCCCTACCCCACCTACCTCATCAATCGGCAGGGCGCCGCCATACCACTCCTCCGGCGCTGGAAAGGCGGCGCGCCCGAATACCGCGCGGTCATCTTTGCGAAGAAGGACGCCGAAGCGGTCCGCCTCGAAGACCTGCGCGGCAGGATCGTCGCGTTGGAGGATCCAGGCTCGACTTCCGGCTATTTTCTGCCGAAACTTTTCTTCGTAACCAAGGGATTGAAGCTCTCCGAGAAGACGTCACTCGACGCTGCGGTGTCTCCATCGGAGGTCGGCTACATCTTCACCTACTCCGCGGCGAAAATCGCCGAAATGGTGCTCTCGCGGACAGTGGCGGCCGGCGCGTTCAGCAACGAAGACTACGACCGGCTCGACGCCAAGAGAAAAGCGGAGACCGTTCTCCTGGGAGAGACCGAGAATTTTCCCCGCCATTTTGTCTCCATCCGAAAAAACCTGGACCCGGCGGCGGCCAACCGGCTGCAAGAAACTCTCGTCCTGATGCATCAAGACCCCGCGGGCCGCAAAATTCTGGAGCGGATCGACAACACGACCAAGTTCGATTTTGCCCCCGGTGGGGAAGCGGCGGTCCGGTTCAAGCTCCAGGAAGTATTCGGTCCCCAGCCCTAA
- a CDS encoding adenylate/guanylate cyclase domain-containing protein, translating into MAPPGGETRNVSVMFVDVRGFTALAERLSPAEVAGRLNRFYALATQAIFRRDGTLDKMVGDQVMAFFGAPLHQHDHPQRAIETAVEIIRGVMSEAEGLKVGAGIATGEAFVGNVGEGAVRDYTVLGDTVNVAARLQGAAAAGEILVTEESYSHVEPQFPGAPRRELELKGKSGTVVARLIA; encoded by the coding sequence CTGGCTCCCCCGGGCGGGGAGACGCGAAACGTCTCGGTCATGTTCGTGGACGTTCGCGGTTTCACCGCCCTCGCGGAGCGCCTTTCTCCCGCTGAAGTCGCCGGACGACTGAACCGATTTTACGCGCTGGCGACTCAGGCAATATTCCGTCGCGATGGAACCTTGGACAAAATGGTGGGCGACCAGGTGATGGCCTTCTTCGGCGCGCCGCTTCACCAGCACGATCATCCCCAGCGGGCGATCGAGACGGCTGTGGAGATCATTCGCGGAGTGATGAGCGAAGCAGAGGGATTAAAAGTCGGCGCCGGCATCGCCACCGGCGAGGCCTTCGTCGGCAACGTCGGCGAAGGCGCGGTCAGGGACTACACCGTGCTGGGCGACACGGTCAACGTGGCGGCCCGCCTCCAGGGCGCCGCCGCCGCGGGAGAAATCCTTGTCACGGAAGAGAGCTATTCGCATGTCGAGCCGCAATTCCCCGGCGCGCCGCGAAGAGAATTGGAGCTGAAGGGAAAGAGTGGAACGGTGGTTGCGCGCCTGATCGCGTGA